ATTGTAGAACTTGTTTTTGTGGAAGCCTGAATGTGGCTTTCAGGTCCTGTACTTAGAACTTGTTGACAGGATTTCACGTGCGTGCCTGTCAGAATTTGGTGTGATAGTACTGATGATTGGCAACAAACTAAATTTTGTTAGTTTTGTCATACATCTCTATGTGAGTTAGCTCAGACAAGTTCTGCTGATGGGTTTGCTGGGGAGAAGGCTTGAATTATGTCTGGAACAAACTTGAAGGTAAAGATGCATTAttgggaatatttttcatgtggAGAGTTTGAGGTGTGGTATGATTGGTGCTTATGTGGTAAGACAGTGGAGGAACTTCTTAAAACAGAAGTATGGTCATAATAGCACCTGCTGGTGCTATGAGAGCTGTTAACTGCTATTTTCACTCTATTATATTAGGGAGTACTTAATGTTGTTTGCTTAATATGAAGGCTATATCTGGAATTGAATGAGAAGGCTGAGTATTTTCCAGCTGgagtatttgcatttttgttacAGTGTACTTTGTACATATGAAAAAGACtaaaaaatgcttatttatttttttaggttATTACTTCTGCTCATTGTTTTGTATAGCTTCATTGTTTAGAGCCTCAGTAGCAGATCCAGGAAAACTGCCTGAAAACCCAAAGATACCAATTACAGGTATGTTAAATTGTTTCTATATAATTGAATGAAGGTTATTTTAATAACCTCAAAATTATTAGGAATACATTCTCTGACTTTCTGAGATTGAATGGAAACTATGAACTGTCTCTGCTGGATAAAGTTAGTATGTCActgtttttaagttttaaatttcTGGACTTTTCCTTGTGTAATCTCAaaacttctttttctaaaaCCCGTAAACCAGAACTTTCTAAACCAGAAAGTTCAGTTGTGTAGGACCTTCTGCTAGGATATTTTTCCatgggaagaatttttttgcattctAGACTTTCAAACATATTGCATATACTACTAACttgataatatttaataaaaatgtatagAGCTGGGTAGTGATTTTAATTCTATAGCTTTTGTCTAATAAAATTTGTACAGTGTTGGAAATGGTGGGAGAGAGTTTTGCTATGCTGGATTTTACCTATGtgttttttactcttttttttttcccagagtcTTATGACCTCAAACCGTGGTCCTAATTACACTGCATTTCTACAAAGTAGCAGCTTAATGGAGCGAGTCCTTTCTGTCCTTGAAAATTTGTCCTACAATTCCTGTACAATATCCAGTGCTCCAGAAGCTGGAGAAAATTTAAAACCTTAATGATTCTCCACAGAGAAAGACAGTATTTTTATGAACTGTTGGGTGCTATTATCTAATCATAGAGCTTTTACTGAGGAGTTGAGAATGAAATAGGGCTGTTAAACAGCATGAGATTTGTTGCATTAACAGGTATCTTTCACTAATGAAGAAAGTGTATCCCTTACATTAAGGGTGAATACTTCAGTTGTGTCTTGAGATGTGGTAAATGCccagaataaaatttttctctctcttcctgaTGTTACTGAAAATCTAGGGTGATGTGTTTGGAAACATGATCTTTTCAGCATTAGTGCTAATGGTATGATCGTAGAAAGGGTGCACCTCCCTGGGATTTCAGATGTGTCAACAGTAGTTGCAGAAAATCTCATGCCAGTGTTGTTTCTGCTTCTGGCTGCTGATCATTTATCCAGTAAAACATCAGGTGTTTGAGAGTTGGCTTCTGGAGTCAGTGTTTTTGCTGCCGGAAAAGCAACATGAGCTGTGAAGACTCTTCAATGAAGAGTCAAATGAAGACTCTTGCTAGTTACAGAGAGTTACATTTATACTGGAGTTTTCATTTACCTTCAAAATTCCAGGAGCAGTGCAAATTGTTTTTGtacacaaattttttttttctaatttaaggTATTTCTTTGCATAGCTCTCCAACTTTTGCATGCTCCATTCAGTCCACATTGCAGTAGTACAAATACTTCTGAAGGTGAAATATTTAGGCTAGGTCATGACTTTGATATTTTGATTTGTTATGTGATATATCAGGGGGTTTGTACTTTTGGAGGTAGCACTTCAATTCTCTGGTATTCTCTAGGCTGACAGGAGGATACATTTTTGCATAGTGTAAATTGTGCTAAAAAATGAGTTGGGGTGTTTCTGAACTCTGCTGGTAGCTACCCTATTAGTGAGTGACACCTTTGTGACACTGGGTTTATGGGAACAGATTGTAAATCAGTTTCCATCTGTCATTATTACTAGTTTAATGATCTCAGATATTGGGCTTCTTTACTTCCGGTGtccaaatgttatttttcaacAAGAAAGACCAGATTAGAGCAGCCTGCAGGTGGCTCAGAAGTGCTAAATATAACTTAATTTTGTTTACATGGGGGTAGTGTTTTACAGTATAAGATTTCAGAATGTCCTACTGTAAATATtaagcttttttcccttttttctgtctATCCCTGAGATTTGACAAATTTTTGTGCCTCAAAACCAGTTCATTTAGGTAGAAGCAAAGTTGAACGGCCAAAGTATTTTAAGTTTCTCAGTCTTTCACCCATTTTCcttaaagacagaaaataccTGCTTTTGTGACTGGAATTATTTAGTGTTAATCTTTCTTGTTTCCCATGTGAAGATGAAATTTTTGAGCATATAATTTgacttttcattttcaaagaattCCTCTAATTTGCGTGGTGCAATTTGTGATAAATAATAGGCAATCTGAACAATAGTACTCCTGGTATACTTTTGGCTACTCAGTATCTCTGGAgattagcttttaaaaaatcttgcattagtaatttaaaaatagtatatatttgtaaatacaagcctgttctctctctctttttttgatCGCCTTATGTGTAAAATTGCATATGGCGATATGCATGTctttaaaatgctttggaaGCATTTGAGATGGAAGGTGCTCCTGTAGTGTTCATTGTGTGTCATATTTTAGTTAGCTGGCAGTAGAAGTATTTCCTCAGGAGGTTCTGGAATAACAGTGAGATTGTATCCTGATTCTGTCtagcagataatttttttcacagtagaGGTGTAAGGAAATAATTGAGTTACAGTCTTCCTTGTCTGAGTCACAGCTTCTGTTCTGTAATAATTACTTTGTAGAAATTTATAGGAAGAGAGAGCATTTTGGAGAAGGAAACTGGCACAGAGTAGCAGTAGTATCTTCCAGTTTAATTAAGGTCACAGTGGGAAAAACCTTTTATGTGGTGCTTATCCTTCTCAGATCATAGtaagatttgtttttttaattagaattgCAAGCATACAGATTTATTATGAGCACACATTACTGAGTTTGAATCTCTCTAATGTGTCTTTACGTTTTCACCTAGAACGAGAACGTTGGGAGTTGTGCTACAAATGCAATATGATGAGACCAAAGCGTTCACACCACTGCAGTCGCTGTGGACATTGTGTGAGGAGGATGGATCACCACTGTCCATGGTAAAACCAGGACATCTCTTCTAATACTTTACTGTTGTTTTAgtgaaacattttgaaatttgtGGTGTTGCCTGCTGCgcatttttcctgtttctttcccAGTGGTGCTTAATCATTTAGGCATTTAAAGCAAGGAGGTAATAAATTTGAGTTTTCCTGTATCTACCAGTAAAACTCAGAGTAAAAAGTAAGAACATTTCTGAAAGTAGTTCTGAGGTGTCATTTTTAGCAAAACAAACTGCAGAGGACAGAATTGACATCAGGATTCCCTTATGTTGGATTAGCCGTTTTTCAAACTACCTTTTTTATCAAGTTTTTGGTACTTCAGAGAATACTACTAGTATAGTGCTTTTGTCACACTGTCTTAGCTTGGTACTGATGTCTGTGCCAATGCTTGTATGAAATTGCATCCGTGTAACTTCTGTGAAGGAGACTGTGCTCCAAGTTCAAAGGTTTTTGATCTTGTACTTAATGAAGATAGAATGCTTGTGTTTCCTTTACTCTTCATGTAGAAGGAGTTTCTGAATAGCCATGACTGTATTGCCTTCTCTGGCTTTGGTTCGTTTCTAagtcatatttttttattattgggGTAGCCTGTgatcacatttattttaaaacatttgttcGTATTCCCAGTTTTTAGACTCTGTGTAGTTCATAACCCATGAAATGTATTGAGTACCAGAAGATAAGACATATTATTGTGAAATTTTGAAGACTTTAAAAAACCAATTTTATTGCTAGAGCTTTACTTAAAGTTGCATCAGTATCTTTGCTGTATGAAAATATACAGAAGTGTGTCTCCTGTTCTAAGCAATGATTTCAGTAGTGCAACCTGCACTTCAAGTTGTGGTGCAAGGGATCCAGTAGTTTGCTCTATAACCAGTCACAAAGTCTTCTATACACAGTATCATAACCTTAGTGTTAaagtatttgtatttctgtttttatataTGTACGCTTTGTTTCTGTGCAGGATTAATAATTGTGTTGGTGAAGACAATCACTGGCTGTTTTTACAGCTGTGTTTCTACACCCAGATCCTTAGTTCCTATACGCTGATACTTGACTTCTGCCATTACTACTACTTTTTGCctctaaagaaagaaaactgggTAAGaatctgttttctctgtgaaCAAATAATATTGCAATGTAATTTGTTTTGGCATCTAATTACTACACATCTTTGGTGGGTCAGTTTCACTGTCAGTTAGGAGAGTTCAACTAGCTGTACGTTATTAAGTAAGCAAGCTGATTTATGATAAgtaacaaaatgtttttatggAAGGGCGTAtgatttctgtgtgtttaaaaCACAGCACTAGTTTTCTTAGAAATCtaggaaaggagggaagaacCAGATGGCTTTCTTTGGAAGCGATTGAGAGTACTGGAAAGAAGTAAGGTAACTACTTTAGATGTATTCAAATTTCCTTTTACTTTCTTCAAAGTAGATTTATGTAGGATATATAGTTATACTAACATCATGTTTTAAAAAGctaatactatttttttaagaaaggagaaaaacacatgATCATTTTACAAGGGGAAAAATATACATTGGTTTTGTAGCAGtattttctgttgctttgaAGAGGTTATGTGGGTTAAGGGAGAATtaagtttggtttgttttatgtGGACTATATATAAATAGTTACAGTATTTCCATGTCTTGTCATCAGTAAAAGGCAGTTGTATACACAGAGAAAATGGACTTACTGACTGGAGTAgagtaaaaaataaagaaatttcttcCACTATGAAAATTATATTGTAAACTTGCCATCTGTTGTTCATTTATGCCTGTTATCTGTAGTATTCAGAATTTGGAAGAAGGTTGCTTGAAAGTTGCTCAGTGCCTGAAAGTGCTGGAACAACAAAGTTAGAATTCCTTCTTTATAAGAAAACTGTCATCCCATCTTTCTTATGAAGAAACATAAAGACTTCTCGCCTAAATCTGAAATAAACTTTGTATTTGTCCTGGACTATAACAAAATACAAGTACACTAAAGAGAAAAACCTAGAAAACAAGCttaaagcattttcaaaattaaataacattCCAGATGTCTTaagtgaagagaaaaagatCATCTCAGACATTGCACTCTAAATTTTGTTGAGATTTTTTCCAAATACTGAGGTGCagaaaattttttaattctgtattaaTGTGACATCCCGGCATACTCTCTGCTGGTGATGTCATATTCACCTTTCCAGGCTACTGGAACCTGACCCTTCATTGTGGGTAAGGAAGGtcccattttccatttttttgaaCAAGTAAAGTTTGTCATATGATTTTGTATTCTAGATTATATAAGAATTTCACTTTGTGAAAAATTCTACTTCTGGAAGAGGATGGGGCATAGTCTTCCGGACTTATTATTTGTTCATGTATCAGTCTGAAGTGGATGTGATGTTCCCATAAAAGTGTATGTGAAGATGGTAGGGCAAAGGAGAGCTGAAAGTGTAGGAAGACTGTATTCCTTGGATAATCCGAAACTGATGAAAGTGCTATATTCAAATTCATAGATATCCAGTTTTTGTTATGTAGAATGTTCTGAGGTTGAGGGTTATTGTAACTCATTCCTTAAAAAATTTGTATTCTAAaggaattttattatttttttccatctacATCAATACGTCCATTTAAATCATTAAAGGGACTCTAGAAATATGTAACAGAACATAATTTGCTGTCTGCTTGGAGCATCTTTCCATAGGCACTGAAACAGACTTGTTAGCTTCTAATAGCATAATGTCATGGTAGggtatttcctttttattgtgAGTGTTCCCTGAATGTATTACTTCCTGTAATTACATTGTGTTAGGTAATGAGCCAAAGTTCTGTCTGTTGgccttgctttttaaaagtagTATGTAGGGTAATCAAATTATTTGCTTGGAGGTGATCTGTGCaagagagggaaagggaaatcaTGTTTACTTCAGATATTTTACAATACCTAAAGAGgtgataataaatatttattaatgatGACGGTTCAAAAAATGAGTATGAATATGCATTAAACTTGTTCTTGCCAGTATAACTGGTTTCATTTGACATCTTTTGGAGAGAGGCCTAATTTTAATATCTAACCTTTGACAGGTGACAGGTTAGGAGGGGGAATAAATGTgcaacaattatttttaacCTATTTTAATGTGTTTGCCTGAAGTGTGGATCAGGTTCCTTTATTTGGCTGCCTAAGTTTACAGAGAGCTGTggaagaaataaagtattttgcTCTGCTtagttttgtttagttttatctgtgttttttttttattttattttatcaatttCTGTATGTGAACACTTCAAttgttccttttaaaaagtGGATCAGTGCTATAGTATACAGTATTCTGTGacccagagagaaaaatatgtttatatgaTACAGAAAAACATTAGACACAGCAGGTCTGGGCTGTTCAGACCTTCGTTAAGTGCAGTTTAACACTGAGTAGTATTTAGCTTTCTCagtttttcagctgcagaatgGAAGGGCACACAGTGAAGTagagaaaactgaaatagtTTGTTGGCATGCCTAGGCAATATATGTGCCTGGAAGATGACACCAGAGTTCCATGaagctgcttttaaaagtgTTGATAAGGATGTGATGCTGTACAGGTTTGTGCCACAGAATAATTTGTCAGAACTACGACTTTTTGACACCAAATGAACAGGACTGGTGAGAAGATTGACTTAGTAGTAGAGTTTTAGGCAAGCATCCTGCAGGATTCTTTTTGTCTTCCTATATCCATTAAAGCTGAAGTACCACAGCATTCCAGAGAGTGCAGTGCCTTCAGCCTTTCACAAAAGCACTGTTCTTTGTTGAATTTTTGGCTATAACtgagaaattacattttctgaaTTGACAGGAGCTAGTGTTTAGCACAGATTCAAAGaactggatatttttttttgaaCAGCCATCTGGAATAAGCTTATTCTTGctcattaaaaatacttctgaattTTTTGGCAGTGTGCCTTTAtctaaatttttattcttcaaatATATAATAGTACAAAACACAGAAGCTGTAgaattaaaattgattttagTGCTATTGTGAAATAACAATTTTATTACAGCACTGATTAATGCATTGTGAAAATTTGATCAGCATGTTAGTGTCTCTTTCTGAACTAAaactgatgtttttatttttaaagggcAAGAAAGAAGACCcccaaaatttttaattaactaTTCTGAGTTAAGGGTGATAGCTCTGAAAGTAATGGAGAAAGCCATTTTGTGGAAATGTAATCTTTCAGCTTCACCTCTTACTGCAGAAAATTGCTTCATAGTAGTCTTGGTTGTTGTAACTGATACAGTGCTGGAAGGTGGGTTATGGTTGTTGCCTCTATTTGTCCAGCAGGAGGAGTGCAATTACTGCTAGAAATAAAGAAGATGGTAATTAAATTGATTATGTGAGATGATagcacaagaaaaatatattgttcAAATAAAATCAGCTTATTAGTTCTTCTGAAAGCTTTGGTGATTTTCAGAGGTTACCACAGGAATAGTCTTAATTTTACATCTTCATGAAAAAATGTCAGGAAGCCTGTATCTTTTAGGAAGTAGTCAATCTTGTGAATAGTGAGATGAGAAGAATAAATACTATATTTCTTATCACTGCATAGTTGCTTtttccttggctgtgctggcacagatTCTAGATACAGCTGGTCAAATTGCAAAAGTTAATGCTTTGGCAGTATATTTTACCTTATTTATAGAAGGCTTTTAATCTTTTAAGCAAAAGAAATTCTGCTGATACATTCTGTTTGCTAGAAATGTTGCTACAATAATTGTCATAGCCAAACCTCCTGACATAAAAAAACCTAGGCCACTTTGCTCTggtttagtttttattttgttcctgtttCTGCAATTACAAATCATCTGActttggaaaaggatttttgcCGTAATATTAATATTATGCATTGACTAATGTTAATTAAAATCTGGAAATATGTATCATGTAAAGTCCATTTATACTTTAAAGAGAGTCTAAAGGAAACTTTTTCTCttagaatcataaaattatGTATGGGTTGGgagagttttttaaaaaatgaaaacatcaaAATTTTCCTTCTCCGCATTCTgcaaaaccaacccaaccctGCTCTCCCACAGTATAGTTATATATATAGTTACATAGTTCTAATACTGAATGAAAtccttctgctttcttcctgCAAAATCTGCAGTCTGTATTTTTTAGTTGCTTTCTCGAAAACCTGGCTTTCTTTTGTATTATATAATGTTTTTGTGATAGCCAAGTGGATAGACTGACTTCATCAGCAGGCTTGGACAGACATCCCAGGCATTTACAGCTGAGCACAGACAAGCAGGTTATCATGTATTACACAAAATATtgttctgcaagaaaaaaaggggtctctttatgtattttcttgTATAATAATCTCTGAGTGTGTCATATTTCAGTAAAGAATAAAGaatgaataaaattaatcttccattgtaaatgaaaaattatgaagaaaagcTCTTCTGGAACAGATACAATAGTCCTGTGTTTCCTTCTGAACGCTCTGTCCTCAGTACAGTGTGCTGCTTTAAAGGAATACTATAAATCCATGAAAACAATTACACAATAATGCACAAGACAGGGACTTGTTACAtgtttttgagctttttttgttgttgtggcTGGTGGGGTACAAAATGAGTTGAATTTGGAAGCAGTGATCTTATAAATGGACTACAGTCTAGAGCTGGACCCTCTGTTTTTTTTGACATCTCTCTTCTATAATAGTATAAAGCCATGGTAGCTGTTGTCCCAGTCAGCAGTGGCATTCATTGTAGGGGTAGAATTTTGTGAGTCATTGTATTATTAGAGTCTAATTACCAAAACACTCAGTTACTGAGTATACTTTGGTTTTCTATAGAAAAAGTTGTTCTGTTTGTACAGATTTGAGAACCCAATATTGATTTCCAGTTCATAATTGCTTAGAAATTCATTTGCTGGGGATGTAGAAATAAAGAGAGGGCATATGGGAGGAATTTAGGAGTATTGACAGGTTATGCAGGGATGCAACAAGGAAAGAATGCCTGTTGGAATTTGGTCTGTCAAGGAATATCAAGGACCACTAGAAGGGCATCTACAAATGCATcagcagcaaaagaaagatTAGGGAAaatgtggggctgctgctgaaatcAGATGGGTAACCTGGTAACAGATGGCACATTGCAGTCAGTGGTATTCCCAAGGGATCAATACTGGGACCAATCTTACTCAATTTGTTTATCAATGACCTGGAGGAAGGGATTGAATGCACCCACAGAGAGTTTGCTGGTGACACTAAACTGGGGAGAGTGGCTGATCCACCtgaaggctctgctgccattccaTGGGACCTGGATCAGCTGGAGGGTTGGGCAGAGAGAAACCTGATGAGGCTCAACAAGGgcaagtgccaggtcctgcacctggggaggagcagccccaagtgccagcacaggctggggctgagctcctgcagagcagctctgtggagaaggacctggggctcctggtgcatcacaagctgtccatgagctgTCAGTGCCCCTGTGGCCAGGAGGGCCAAGGGgatcctgggctgctctgggaagtgtggccagcaggaggagggaggtgaTCCCTCCCCtctactcagccctggtgaggccacacctggagtgctgtgaccagttctgggctcctcagcacaagagagacaaggagctgctggagagggtccagtgGAGAGCCACGAGGATGATCAGGGGTCTGGAGCTTCTCTCTTGTGAGGAGAGactctgggagctggagctgggtctGTTTGGTCTGGGGAAGAGAGCactgagaggggatctcatcaTAGAAATACCTCAAAGGTGAGTATCAGGAAgatggtgccagactcttttcagtggtgcccaaCAACTGGTTGTGGTGCAGTTAACTAAAGCAGAAGACATGCAACATGAGGCAGAACTTCTTTATGCTGAGGATGGCaaaacactggaacagctgACGAGGGAGGTTGTTGAGCCTCTCTGGAGACACTCAAAATCCACCTGGATGCATTGTTGTTCCACCTGCTCTAGGTGACCCTGCTTTGGCAGGGGGCTTGGACTGATGGATTTCCtgaggtccctttcaaccctAATCatctgattctgtgatttgggtTTGTTCATCCCAGAAAAGAGAAGACTTCTATTACCTGAGGGAATCCCACAAGAGAGATAGAGAGCTTCTATTTACAGGAGCATgcagtggcaggacaaggggggaATGGCCTCAAACTGACAGTAGGTTGAGATTATGTATTAAGAAGTTCTTTACTCAGGGGCTAAGGAGGCACTGGAAAAACTTGCCTAGAGAATTTATGGATGCTCTACCCCTGGAAATGCTTAAGGCCAGATTTGGTGGAGGTCTGAGCAACCTGCTGTAGTGAAAGGTATCCCATCCACAGCAGGGGAGTTGGGACTaagtgatctttaaggtcctttgCAATGCAGACCAtacagtgattctgtgattatgtgaCCATTAGAGTAAAAGGTCTATCCTTTTTTTGTACATCTAGTTTAATGTGGGTTAAAAGAGTCAGATgaaactgcagcttttcttttgtaTACTAGGATTTTCTTTTACCATGTTTTTggtgatgtattttttttatgctgaaaaCACTGTTCAAGAGAAGGAACTCTTCTAAATTGAATTTGCAGGGGGTGCTAATGGGGATGTCTGTCATGCTAGATTCAGAATGTAACTTTGCTGTTGGCACTCTTCTCTTacattttactgttttctgtGAAGTTGAGCTTGAATACATCAAAACCTTTCTAATATAATAAAACATATCAATGAAGATGTGAAGAGGTAGTATTTTACAGCTAGTAGAAGTTGTGTCTTaccttgcttttctttaaagcttTCATTAGCTaatggaaagggaaataaagaataGTATGACTACTTTTGAGTTGATTTATCTTTGAATTAGCTCCTTAAATGAGTAAGAAGAgttaaaagaaatggaaattaatatattttctacAGCAGCAAGAAAGGCCTGTATTAACAAAGTAGGGGAGGGGGATGCACTGTTACAATCACTCCAAAAAGActtttggggtctttttttgGTCTTAGCTGCTTGACTAATGATTTCTACTTGTTCATTAAATACTGACTTTCTTCACAGCTTTagtttaaactttttttcccaggtttaTATTTTGAACCTTCATGGAAATTGcataaatgaaaaatcagattttttttttttgctaaacaTAATTTGCTTTATATATTCTCTGTTTAATTAGAGCCCAGTATTCCTCTTTCTCAAGTTCTAGTGGTTGAACATAAGtagtgttttggggttttttttgttgttgttttggtggtTGGTCggggtatttttttgttttgtttcttttttttttgttcggTTTTTCATTCAGTTCTCTTCTATATTCTGGTTGTGATTTCAGGTTTACTGTAAGGTTTTAATACTTTCTTGCCAGGATCTAGCTTTTGTAAGTGAAAAAACAGATGTGTGTATTCAAAATACATTGTTGAGAATGTAATTGTAACTTAAAAATAAGAGAATGAGGTTTGAACTTACCGTTCACCTAATGTAACTGCAATGTAAAAATGTTCTCCTGTGATAAAAAATAAGGTGCTCTATCCTTTTAAGACATTAAATAACACTCTGTAAtgcttttcatgttttctgctgGATGAGAACAGACTTTCCAATGCAACTGATCAAACACATCCATATTCCTGTGTACACTGAAGCATCTGTACTGCTCACTGTTATCCAAAGTGGCAGTAATCCACTCAAGGCCAAAATTTCGAAGTTGTAGATAAGTTTGTGTTGGATAATAGACAGCACTACAGTGAGAACAATCTAGTACAGATACTTGGACTTTGTAGGTATAATCTTGAAGTGTCAGTCTTGGaatgttgtttattttctttcagaaaagatGATATAAAAAGGAAGTATTCTGTGCCTGGTAGCCAAGGTATAAGAGTCTTAGTAAATCAGACTGTTTAACAGAGTAGTTTTTCTGTATTATATAGCTTGTGTGTAGTAATCTGTCACAGTTTGAGATGGAAGATTCAGAAATAACCCCTTTTGAGCTTGATCTATTCCCAAAACCTTAACTACTTGAAGGAGTTTTTTAACTGTCTCTCATTAAAATTAAACCTCTAATTGTTAACATGTATAAAGAAAAGATCATTGGTTTCTGCTTTtataacataaataaatatatcaaTGATGTGCAATGTTGCTCAAAATCCATTATTTACCTTTAGATTTAAGGCTTTGAGAACACCACTTACAACTCTTACCTAGTATTTCCACTTGGTTTGAAGACTTTAATTAATTTGTGACTGCTAAagtctctctcttctttctgtcTTGTTCTAGGACGTGTTTGTATTTAGACATGAACTTGCTCTCCTAAGAATATCTGCCTTCATGGGTCTAATAATATTAGGTGGAATAAGCCGACTCTTTTACACTCAGCTAATTGGTATTTTCACTGTAAGTATCTAATTTCAGAAGTATatattagttttattttcagtacaATTAgtcaaagcagaaaagcagattgCATTTCAGGAAGGACTACAAAAATGCTTGCACTGTGAGGCACTTGTTTGATATGTGGTCTGTCAAGCCACTTGACACCAATGAAATCTAAGAAGCTCTCTAACAAACAAATGTCTAATAATTCCACCATCAAGTCAATTTCCTGATTTGTTTTAGTTAAATAAACTCATACCTTGTCCTGGAATTGCTCGGTGTACAGAGTATGTagttgatttttgtttttattttaaactcttGTGTGCCCTGGTCAAAATTATGTGACAGTGAGGCTAACTGGTAAATTAAATTCTGATAACACATCAtctttgttaaatattttgataGATATGcttatgttaatatttttattttctaaactgTGGAATGTAATAATGTGCAGTTTACAGTCCAGATGTGTATTATGTATTTagatatacagaaaaaaaaatcctctgcaTGGAAAAATTTTCCAGTTAAATGAATTT
Above is a window of Oenanthe melanoleuca isolate GR-GAL-2019-014 chromosome Z, OMel1.0, whole genome shotgun sequence DNA encoding:
- the ZDHHC21 gene encoding palmitoyltransferase ZDHHC21; amino-acid sequence: MGQRIHFVVDPQGWFCMGLIIFVWLYNTIFIPKVILFPHYEEGNISVVAVLCYYFCSLFCIASLFRASVADPGKLPENPKIPITERERWELCYKCNMMRPKRSHHCSRCGHCVRRMDHHCPWINNCVGEDNHWLFLQLCFYTQILSSYTLILDFCHYYYFLPLKKENWDVFVFRHELALLRISAFMGLIILGGISRLFYTQLIGIFTDTTSIEKMSNCCEDISRPRKPWQQTFSEVFGTHWKILWFIPFRQRQPLRVPYHFANHV